The Acipenser ruthenus chromosome 11, fAciRut3.2 maternal haplotype, whole genome shotgun sequence region AGACAGCTGAGCAGAAAGAGGGTGCTGTGTGCGGCATTGCATTCTATCCCAGGCTGAGCCGCACAAACAAGGACGCAGCTGCTGTGTAGCAGTAAGTTTAATAGTTTATCTATCAGCGAGCTCCCCATAACTCAAACATTACCACATTTCAGAGCCCTATACTCGGCTGTCACTATATCATCTGGAAAAGAAagcattgcattttaaatgttgGTACTTCTTACCCACAGAATGACGTGGCAATGTTTAACCCATTGTTGTCAGTTAGAGCCCGTTCCTGATTCAACAGTTTGCACTGTGCCAGCGCTTACTCAGTTTGATTTTATAACCCTTAAATCTTTGCAGGGACACTGTCGtgcagcctgcaatcctaactggggctgacaaaCAAAATGGATTTGATCTCGATCTACTGCTGACGGAAGTGACAGAACCTGAGTTCAAACCGATTTCAAGTGAATCTCAGTGGCAGCTGAAATCTCAGTACTGATGCAGTATCATACCAGTACTGCATTTCCAATTGGGTCATAGCATTGTGATACTCCAGTTGTTGTGCTCCAGTACTTTATAGATGCCATTAGAATTTCTCAATTTAATAACAGCCTAATGAATTCAATTGTGTACAGTTGGGTGTAACTTATTCCTTAAGTTATTGTCACAATATTTTAATTGCTCTTGTACTAGTAACATTACTCATGGATTGACCAATGATAAagatcttggactacctaatgtaacCCAAGATTAATGATAATTAATgatgtgttttatagttattaatgaaAGTAGAAGTATGAGATAAAAAGGTCCTCAGAAGCCCCTTGGATtaatcactaataataataataataataataataataataataataataataataataataaagattcaggattattattattattattattattattattattattattataaaatcatGATCTTTGCCTGGAAGAGACACTCCTGGTAATGCAAACAAGAAGCATAGAGAGCAAACTGAACGAACAACATTACATTCAACACTGCCATAGTCACATTATACATGCATTCCTACACTTCAGGAGAACACGCTTGCAATATTGAATTACCTTTCCATCCTGCAATGCCACTCTTTCTTATTATCACAGCAAATGATGCTGATCGAATATAAGTGTAAGTAAGAAAAAAGGGCCGAGCGATGCAGGAGCAAATGAATAAAGCAATAAAGCAACTAAGTCCCATCTATCTGGACTTGAGTATAAATTGTGTCGTGAGAATATTGTGCAGTTGATTGACTGAATTCCATCTTCAGTCTGGATCTGTTTGTGTTTTGTAGCATCAGTGTGATTTATTGCCGGTTTTGTGGATTTGGGTGTGAATGAATGCAGGGCTGGAGAGCCGTGCTTCAAGGCTTGCAGACCGTACAAGTTCCTATTGTTATGTGTCTGGCACGTCTGCAATAGAGCTCCATGGGGAGATTGAAAAAGAAGTGAATGAGGAAGGCCTGTGCTGGTCAGATGAAGCACACAAGTCAGTGTTTACCAGCACTGTGTTTTAGAGAGAAGTCTGTAACTAGTGCTGCTTTATATCTGGATGAATGCATAgatcatttttttgtaatgcattgGGAATATGTTTAATTTCTATAGAAAATGCAGAGATATTTCACATTAATATCACAGCTCTTactatttgtttttttcctgtttgtCCTTTTAACCACTTACTTTCAAAGATGAAATAAACTTTAAGAAGTATGGCTAACACTGTCTCTCTGGTCAATTCTGATTTCGTTGTTCCACAGATCCTCTGGCAGATCAAAACCGTATTTCTAAATTTATATTCATTGTTTATCTGGTTTggaagcaaaatgtttttttctagcaATGAGTGCGAGTAGGAGAGATGTATTGCATTAGCTATTATGAAACTGTTGCACAGATGGGTCCTTTGACTTGAGCAGAATTCTACTTGAGTCATCAGCTAAACTTGTGCCCTTATTTTTTTTCCAGGGTCTATATTTATGTGCATGTTAAGTACCTGATTTGTGCATATACACAGATCATTTCAGAATTGTTGCTTGCACACATTTTGTGGCGCCATGatagtgtggcagcagtgtggagtagtggttagggctctggactcttaactggagggtcgtgggttcaatacccagtgggggacactgctgttgtacccttgagcaaggtactttacctagattgcgccagtaaaaacccaactgtataaatgggcaattgtatgtaaaaataatgtgataactgtataatgtgaaataatgtataatgtgatatcttgtaacaattgtaagtcaccctggataagggcgtctgctaagaaaataataataattaagctcATGCATTTAAATATCTAGACAGAAAGATACATAGACATTcctaaagtgaaaaagaaaaacagcagataTTTTCAAAtggatttttgttttacattcaaagaCGTGCAACGTTCAACAACGTGGCAAAAAACATTAGCAACAATGTTATTAATGAAATCATGTAAATAGGAATGCAAGTATTCTTTTATATatcaaaaaaatacatacagtgatTGCTGAGCACTatcaaaataaagaaagaacGAGACCTTCCTCTGCAGTACCCATTACCTAAAACTAGGAAGCGATTGTGGGCACAGCCTGAGTGTGTGGGCATCGAAATACATCATCACTCAACTTATGGGCACACATGGTCTACTGTTCCTTCTGGCTTTTAATAGGGTGCATGGAGGCATGTGTGTTTCATCACCCCAGTTCTTAAATGATACTGTTCGTTTTGAACTGCACCGAGCTACAGTATTCATAACACTCACGAAAACCACTTGAAAAATACATTGGCAGCTAAGTTGCcttaattaaaaacatctttACACAATAACTCCAGACATGGTCTTAAGACCAATTGaataaattcagttttttttttctctccccagGTTAGATGCATAGGGAATGGAATTTTATTTTATGCAGGTTTCACTTTGAATTCAAGTATGTAAAACTAGTATAACTCGATAAAAAAGGGCTTGCAATAAGTAAAACAGAAAACCCCAAACTGGCACCGTACATATTTATACAAGAATGATGATGATCAAGCCAGAGCACTCACTAGCACTCGATAGCTTGTAATAAGCGTTTCAAATCCATTATTTTTTCCATTTGAAGTTTGAAGAGGCTCTGCATTTTAGACTTAGcattatgattattgttatttCAAGTGCATGTCTCGGGCTCAAGGCTCAAGGAGTACTTTAAAAGGCTGGGGATGTATTTCACTGCAGTCTCTAATTTGCTCTTTATACTGCAATTTTAAACGGCTGCTcagcttcaaatgccattttaattacatttttgtattaaccgTTTCAAGTTTTGGACTTTTTCCAATACGGTTAGAAAGGTCCAAGTCTCACATGTTATTTTAGGGGAAACACTGAAATGGCATTTTGAGTTGGAGAGATAAATACCATCTTAATATTAAGATCCTACTAAGTGTGTTCTCTATCGTTTTCTATTGTAGCATCTGCTGAGATGATTACTTATAAGGCTTTGAATGGAATTTATACATATTCAGAAAATGCAGATGATATTAAGCATACATCAAAGGACACAGACCAAGACCATAGTAGAAGAGGTCAAGGAAATAAGAGTTTGTGCCTCTCCATGGGCTGGTATTATTTTATCTATGTAAACAGGTCCAGACTTATCATTGCTGAAGTCCGAACAATGCATGTTTTACCattatttgtatcttttttttaaatttagtctttgccaattagttttttttattattttctccccagtttgaaatgcccaattattttttaggctcagctcaccgctaccacccctgcgctgactctggaggggcgaagatgaacacacgctgtcctccgaagcgtgtgccgtcagccgcccgcttctttacacactgcgaactcaccgttcagccgcctcagagctacagcgtcggaggacaatgcagctctgggcagcttacaggcaagcccgcaggcgcccggccagactacagaggtcgctggtgtgcggtgagccgaggacaccctggccgacctaaccctccctccccccgggtgacgctcggccaattgagcgccgccccctggaagctcccatccacagtcggctgtggaatagcctggactcgaaccggcgatgtccaggctatagagcgcatcctgcactctagcaagtggttttactggatgcgccactcgggagcccctattatTTGTATCTTTAATCTAGTTGTTTCCTACAGAGATCCGGCAGGCGTTTAAGGTGTTTGATCGGGATGGGAATGGATTCATCTCCAAGCAGGAGCTGGGCATGGCCATGCGGTCCCTGGGATACATGCCCAACGAGGTGGAGCTGGAGGTCATTATCCAGAGACTGGACATGGATGGTAAGGGGCTGACCTCCCGTGGCCTGATGGAGAGaccatcaagttttttttttctttaaacagtcAATGGGGTTTGTGCCATCCAAATATTAGCGAATCTAAATATCCgcactttttttaaatctaaaaattagaaaccacttaaaaaaaaaaaaatacaaaaaagattgTTATCGAAGTTGGTTTGTTATATTTTGTCGCAAAGTGCCCTTATTTGAGTGATTTAGCAATGGCAGTATTAAGttatgccactgtttagatcaagtGAATGCACCCCTTTGCGCATGATCTGGTTTCAATAAACACTCTGCTTTCTTGTGCTGTTCTGCAGGGGACGGGCAGGTTGATTTTGATGAGTTTGTGACCCTGCTGGGACCTAAGCTGTCTTCAGCAGGAATGCCTGACAGGTTTCATGGGACTGACTTTGACACTGTGTTCTGGAAGGTAACTAATAATCAACATCTATGCATTTCTCATGATTTCCAATATACTGGCCATAAGACAACCCACAGTGGTTATTGCATGAACTGCCCTGGCAGCAGACTGGTGGCAAGTCGGGTGTTTCTACTTAATAATTCAGATGATGGAGAGAGCTGACTGAGTGGATCTGAACCGCAGCACTTTCAGACTGAAACCCTAAAACAGTGTCTGCCTGTCCCACCTCTCTCTTGTGCAGTGCGACATGCAGAAACTAACAGTGGAGGAGCTGAAAAGACTGCTTTACGACACCTTCTGCGATCACTTATCCATGAAAGACATTGAGAACATCATCATGACGGAAGAGGAGGGACACATAGAAAACCCTGACGAATGCCCCGTGGATATCGACAGtaattttatgtgtttttttaaaaccttttgtttgtcgTCCTTAGATTTGTCCATTGATATTCATATTACATTTGCTGTGTGGCAGAAGTGTGGCTACCACTATCAGGACGTTTGATTGATTATTGTCATATCTGACAGCCACCAGCAGTACTTTGTGACTAATGCATCCCTCTCTCTTACACTGACAGCCAGCCCCACGCAACAGATCAAGCAGACCTGTGTGAGGAAGAGCCTGATTGGCGCCTTTGCCATCGCGTTCATCATCAGCGTCATGCTGATTGCAGCCAATCAGGTGCTGCGGAGCGGGATGAAATAGGAGCGTTGAGAAGAAAGCAACAGCCACGCCAGCAACCACACTTCTCCTCTTTACAAACAACAACCCCaagaacagcaaaaacaaacaccCACTGCAATGGGCAGCCGTGGGCTGTGTGGCAGATGCCTGCCAGTGCTGCCTTGCTTTGGCTGTTGCTGtccctgtccccccccccccttgttgcCCCACACCCAGTTTGTCTGGAAAGAAGCCGGTGCCTTTGGATGCATGGAATCATGATCAGTGAACATCAGCTGCTGTAATACGCATGCAGATGCATGGATTTACATCTAAACACACCCAAAGCATTGCAGTTATATACAGAACTAGAACCCATTGATGAGGAACTGAAGTCATCCCACACCACTGGTGGACTCAACTGCATGAACATTCACTAAGGGCTGCTTAagaatataataacaataataataataataataataataataataataataataataataataatagtaagaagAACTCTGGACACGTGTTGAAAAAGCAATTCAAACAGATGGACACAATGAAAACTTCTAACATTTAAGATCATGTGCCGCATAAGAAGAATCGGTGATCACAACTGAATAGATCTTTATTACCCATTAATAATGCATTAAGAAAGGTCAGTTAAGTTTTCAATCTGCACATAACCTTCCACAGGTTTGTGTTAATTGCATCTTAATATTGTGTGGTCAGTAGTTATAAGCAATAACACAGAAATGAATCATACAGAATTTCCAGTGGTGTTTCTAGTGCGTGGAAAGTAAGGGCAAACACAAACAAATGGCACAGCTGGCAAGCGTATTTCACTAACGCATTACTAATGAGCAATACATCATTTGTATATATCTAATTAAGCACTAACCGTAATTAAAAGTGTTACCAGACAAATCAGTCCTTTAATTGGATCCGGGGAGACTAAATCATATAGCCACTGCATTAACGATCAGCAAGCTCCTGTTTTTAAGCCACTCACATTTTTATAGATACAGCCATGGTCATCTCTGTCTGGTCTTGTGTCCATGTGAACTTTGTCCATGACCAGTAGCTTGTAGCATGGGCATTATATGAAGACAAACTACAGATTATCAATGTTCATACTTGTTCTGCCAATGGCAACTATAGTTAGAAATATAGCCAGTCCCTTGAATAGTCAATGGAACAATCATCTGTGTTTGTCCGTCATCACAAAGGAGTTCTCCAAAACTGCAGGagataaaatgttaaaattatGCTCGGCCATTCACCAGTCAGATCTGGATTTGGGAAGGTAGagaggcttttaaaaaaagttgcatttaaaaaatacatgcttaCAAGGTCTGCACTGAAAAACAGGCCATATTTGAATGTGGTGAATGTAAACCGTGATGTCTGCTTTCTGATAAACAATGCATAGAAGGATGAGCAATGAAAGAATGTAATAAACAGGCACCAAAGAATGATATACTGTGCAAAACAGATTGTGTTTGTTGAGCGTTGCAGATTTAAAAGGACAGAAACTGCTTTAAATGGTATTGGCTGAAATGTGCAGCAACTGTATTTTGGTCGGAGGCACCACCACATTTGGACTTTCGTTCTGTTTATATATTAGATTACAAAAAATAGCACTGCTTTCTCAGTGTATAGAAACGATTAAGGCCCATTGATCGGATTTCTAGTCAAATCTTTTCAAccgctttattttttattttacttttgttagattgatttttaaaatgttttatgaaatatgaaaaaaatatatataaaattaccttATCTGTCAAAATATTGTGACAGACCCATTTTGGATGAAGTACAGTAAATGTGGGGTGTTCTTTAAGAACAGTGTCAGAACTTCTGTCTCACTAAAACGCACACTGTTGAAAAAATTATTGGAATGTGCAAAATGTTGGGGTGCTTATGGCCACGCATAATGTCCAGCTGAATCAGAGCTTTACTATTTATGTAAATGAATATTATGTGACAGTCAGTAAACATGTTGCTGCCATGCGTAACACTAATATCCCTCAATTGACAGTCTGTATCTCATTAGTCAGATAGTGTTACGCCTTGGCTCCTGTCTGTTCGTCGTGTGTGATGGGCCATTTCAATGAGCGCAGTACTAAGGTCCAAGTCGGGTTTAATCATTTGTATAAATACAATTAGAATAGCTGTACTTGATAAATAGTAACCTGCAATAGTCTGTTAATTAGGGCCCTGGACCAACCCCAGAATGGAGAGATATACCCAAAACTTCTCTGAAAAATTGTGTTTGCAGTGTGTTTTCTCAATTGGTCTAACCCACTCACAATGATTAAGGCTGACCTTCTCATTGAATTGTTATGAGGGTTTCATATTATCAGGATTTCAGCTGACGAGGTTGACCAGCTGTTTTAACCAATGAGATCTGGCTGAAGTTCTTTGGCATGTGTGTTTTAAAGGTCAAGTTTCTTTACAAGAATGCATTTTCGGGGATAAACTGTTTCAGCTTTTAACGCACCCAATGTAAAGGTTACAGAGTTAATAACATTGTTTTAACCACCCGTGGGAATATATTATTTTCTACCTTGTAAATGTATATATCTGTACATTTCTAACTGGTTAGCATTTCTTGTAATGTAAGTTGTGTATATCTATATTTAGTATATTTTTTTGCTGCAATAATAATTTAGCTTCTTGTGAGGTGCTGATGATCAAATGTTCTTCCTGCTACTGTTTGTCTCAGTTCTTTCGGACCATGCTTATACCAACAAGTTACACGAACGAGGATCAGAAAAACATGTGTTTAATATACTGACAAACAAACTGTAGCATTAGCATTTGATAGTGAACACCTCACAGGAAGCCTGTTAACAGAGCGCTTGATAGAATAAGTAAATATGTGGATATCAAATTATAAAATGTACCGCCCTTCTCTATAAGCTACGAATACTTCTGGGACGATACTTGGccttaaataaatattgcattcaaAGATTAATTTTCATTTTCCAGGAAAGACAAACcactgtgttgtaaaaaaaacaaaaaacaaacaagttataCTAAAATGATCCAGACATTTTTTCTTGTTAAGAGAGAGAAagtgagcgagcgagcgagagagagagagagagagagagagacttttaagatcctttatttaacattccaaataaaatccattaaaactcaaaaaaggtaaaacataacaaaattaagatttagcaatattaaaaaatcctaaaatacatcatgttctccttaaaaatagattttaccaaaataaaaggatcataaaaaatcaattaaaaaaacacagtgttttctttctgttaaaaacagattaaagccaaaattaataaaaacactgtaaaacaataaaaaattaaattaaaactagaacaaaaactggagctccccctcctcactcacagcacacaaggcgtctcccacacaccacctctcctggaagtcctccgggttattatttagtttaaaaaattcaaaatccactcttatccggctgaccaccaaaaccctgaactgcaacacaacatcagtcagcccagCGCCAGAGAtgctgttctttctggattttaaaatggccaattttgcctgacccattataaaattaattaaaacacacctgtttctctttttaaaactgtagggaaccccaaagataaaaagctcttttgtgaactcctcgcctaggccctgcaggagctcctgtaggagatggaagagtggtcctagcctgacacactcactatacatgtgaaacactgtttcctctgcagagcagaaacagcactctgagctaatgctagcatcaactctgtggagaaacctgccggtggacacaatacagtgcaggatcctccactgcaggtcccccgctctcttggtgaggggcagtttatacagcaccctccatactggcctgcacccctcctttacctccagacatgccctccatcttgaatccaccaaccccctcaactggtgggaatgtgatgccttcacacaaatttggtagatcttcttactctctgctgtatgaagagttagatctttaactgtgtctaggtttaataacattccctc contains the following coding sequences:
- the LOC117426471 gene encoding calcium-binding protein 7-like, whose product is MPLHPVTSTLMYRGICTIPDILTYKTPVNIPEDELEEIRQAFKVFDRDGNGFISKQELGMAMRSLGYMPNEVELEVIIQRLDMDGDGQVDFDEFVTLLGPKLSSAGMPDRFHGTDFDTVFWKCDMQKLTVEELKRLLYDTFCDHLSMKDIENIIMTEEEGHIENPDECPVDIDTSPTQQIKQTCVRKSLIGAFAIAFIISVMLIAANQVLRSGMK